One Nostoc punctiforme PCC 73102 DNA window includes the following coding sequences:
- a CDS encoding CsbD family protein, translating to MSIEDRAKAAAKNVEGKAQEALGNVTGDPEDKAKGKAKQAESEVRHGIEDVKDNVKKNIG from the coding sequence ATGAGCATAGAAGATCGCGCAAAAGCAGCAGCTAAAAATGTTGAAGGTAAAGCCCAAGAAGCATTAGGAAATGTTACTGGCGACCCAGAAGATAAAGCCAAAGGTAAAGCAAAGCAAGCTGAAAGCGAAGTACGTCATGGAATTGAAGACGTAAAAGATAACGTCAAGAAAAACATTGGCTAA
- a CDS encoding tetratricopeptide repeat protein has translation MAQNWLRITHQNDKIQLSWQRGYENPRFASEVAFQQPFDKENAAELRWYLEDYLKFPYGIFPDNAVKIEQKLQHWGQHLFELVFRSTEKGREFFQEAIREGLDKCELGIISDNANVLNLPWELLYSPDYQFLAPSLAGMYRSLSSQGVKAPLPAMPDDQLNILLVIARPYDRQDVGFKTIARPLLAALQPIRQRVNLKVLRPPSLKAFEAELQAHKGFYHIVHFDGHGNFDSETQGVLVFEDEQGNEQAVSAREIAQYLTDCRVPIFVLNACQSGQVGEEAFSSVAGQLVKLGAKGVVAMAYSVYAKGAEHFIGRLYGELVRGECIATAVAAGRKSMSIDKMRPSPKGNLPLQDWLVPVLYQQEPYTPFVPKKTAPSFADLMAQTDNTPENSKAVGLPDESAYGFIGRDYEILRLERAFRQNHVVLVQGMGGVGKTELVAGFARWLDDTQGRTSGMFFTSFEQGAGLSQVINQIGRALGGERFSQMMPDKQEDVVQQYLQTNPCLLIWDNFEPVNGFPTGNEPLLSGEERNKLKRFLKELRVGKAWVLITSRREEPWLDCGYSLINLRGLSEADAQELAAKILQTVGVERKNLPAEYLELLKLLGGHPLSLRVVLPHLKTQTPVQLIEALRRGLDTFRGQEEEGREKSLTVSLDYSFAKLSERTRQHLPFLALFSERVDAGWLYSFSESPDNGFGQAYQAVFGENLQKPDWMRIFNEAAAAGVLEYLGETIYKIHPALPWYLRQQLNTITSQEVINELEKKLLILYAGFANYYREQLISNAELATFVLRVEEPNLLQNLRLAEHQKEWAEAQSILQALGEVYQRLGRKPEFKALQQRALNQIGIHLADAKVKGKDALDFWMYLRGYEANEALQSASLEEARKVYQEILDELIAINDFSVNDKIAVFYHNLGIVAQEQRQFDVAVDYYNKALKIYEDAGDLYSAASDYHQLGRVAQEQRQFDVAVDYYNKALKIKEDTGDLYSAAKEYHNLGIVAQEQRQFDVAVDYYNKALKIFEDAEDLYSAAKEYHELGNIAQEQRQFDVAVDYYNKALKIFEDAGDLYSAAKEYHQLGRVAQEQRQFDVAVDYYNKALKIYEDAGDLYSAASDYHQLGRVAEEQRLFDVAVDYYQKTWEIYEQFRDWYLASATLGKWGRVLEAQENYAEALQIYIRVLAIDLEHNRLVGK, from the coding sequence ATGGCGCAGAATTGGTTGCGGATTACGCATCAAAACGACAAAATCCAACTTTCTTGGCAACGCGGATATGAAAATCCTCGCTTTGCGTCAGAAGTCGCCTTCCAGCAACCCTTCGATAAAGAAAACGCGGCTGAGTTGCGCTGGTATTTAGAAGATTATCTAAAGTTTCCTTACGGTATTTTTCCAGATAACGCTGTAAAAATTGAACAAAAATTACAGCACTGGGGACAACATTTATTTGAGCTAGTATTTCGCAGTACAGAGAAAGGAAGAGAGTTTTTTCAGGAAGCGATACGGGAAGGGCTAGATAAGTGTGAACTGGGTATCATTTCTGATAACGCCAACGTGCTGAATTTGCCTTGGGAGTTGCTATATTCCCCCGATTATCAATTTCTTGCACCTTCACTGGCGGGAATGTATCGCAGTCTCAGCAGTCAGGGCGTAAAAGCACCATTGCCAGCAATGCCCGATGACCAACTGAATATTTTACTAGTTATTGCCCGTCCTTACGATCGGCAAGACGTTGGGTTTAAAACCATTGCCCGTCCCCTGCTGGCGGCGCTGCAACCGATACGTCAGCGAGTCAATCTTAAGGTATTGCGTCCCCCTAGCTTGAAAGCATTTGAAGCGGAACTGCAAGCGCATAAGGGTTTTTATCATATCGTCCATTTTGATGGACATGGGAATTTTGACAGCGAGACTCAGGGAGTTTTAGTTTTTGAGGATGAACAGGGAAATGAGCAAGCTGTCAGCGCTAGAGAAATTGCCCAATATTTAACGGATTGTCGCGTGCCAATTTTTGTGCTGAATGCTTGCCAGTCTGGACAAGTAGGCGAAGAAGCTTTTTCTTCTGTGGCGGGACAGTTGGTGAAATTGGGGGCTAAGGGTGTAGTAGCGATGGCGTATTCAGTTTACGCCAAAGGTGCAGAACACTTTATTGGGCGGTTGTATGGGGAATTAGTCAGGGGAGAGTGTATCGCCACAGCAGTTGCAGCAGGGCGGAAGTCCATGTCTATTGACAAAATGCGTCCCAGTCCCAAAGGAAATTTACCTTTACAAGATTGGCTTGTGCCGGTGTTGTATCAGCAGGAACCCTATACGCCTTTTGTTCCTAAAAAGACAGCACCCAGTTTTGCCGATTTGATGGCGCAAACAGACAACACCCCAGAAAATAGTAAAGCTGTAGGTTTACCTGATGAAAGTGCTTATGGTTTTATTGGGCGAGATTATGAGATTTTGCGTTTAGAGAGAGCATTTCGGCAAAATCATGTTGTGTTAGTGCAGGGAATGGGCGGCGTTGGGAAGACTGAGTTAGTCGCAGGTTTCGCCCGGTGGTTAGATGATACCCAAGGACGTACAAGCGGTATGTTCTTCACCTCCTTTGAACAGGGCGCGGGGTTGAGTCAGGTAATTAACCAAATTGGTAGGGCGTTAGGAGGTGAGAGATTTTCCCAAATGATGCCAGATAAGCAAGAGGATGTGGTGCAGCAATATCTGCAAACTAATCCTTGCTTGTTGATTTGGGATAACTTTGAACCTGTCAACGGTTTCCCCACGGGGAATGAACCATTATTGAGTGGGGAAGAGAGAAACAAGCTGAAGCGGTTTCTTAAAGAATTGCGGGTTGGTAAAGCTTGGGTATTAATTACCAGTCGCCGCGAAGAACCTTGGTTAGATTGTGGGTATAGTTTAATCAACTTGCGGGGGTTGTCTGAAGCGGATGCCCAAGAGTTAGCCGCGAAGATTTTGCAAACGGTGGGCGTGGAGAGAAAAAACCTACCAGCAGAGTATTTGGAATTGTTGAAATTGTTGGGGGGACATCCGTTGTCTTTGCGGGTGGTGTTACCGCATTTGAAGACACAGACACCTGTGCAGTTAATTGAGGCACTGCGGCGGGGGTTGGATACTTTTAGGGGACAAGAGGAAGAAGGGAGAGAAAAATCTCTTACTGTGTCGTTGGATTATTCTTTTGCTAAGTTGTCGGAACGAACACGTCAGCATCTACCATTTTTGGCACTGTTTTCAGAACGGGTTGATGCAGGTTGGCTGTATAGTTTTTCAGAAAGTCCTGATAATGGATTTGGACAAGCTTATCAAGCGGTGTTTGGGGAGAACTTGCAAAAACCAGATTGGATGAGAATTTTTAATGAAGCCGCAGCCGCAGGTGTTTTGGAATATTTGGGTGAGACTATCTACAAAATTCACCCAGCACTACCTTGGTATTTGCGTCAGCAGTTAAACACAATTACTTCCCAGGAGGTGATTAACGAACTCGAAAAAAAGTTGCTGATTTTATACGCAGGGTTTGCTAATTATTACCGTGAGCAACTCATCAGCAATGCAGAACTGGCAACTTTTGTGCTGCGAGTTGAAGAACCAAATCTGTTGCAAAACTTACGCCTTGCCGAACATCAAAAGGAATGGGCTGAGGCACAATCGATTCTACAAGCTTTGGGAGAAGTGTATCAGCGTTTAGGGCGCAAACCTGAATTTAAAGCCCTGCAACAACGGGCGCTCAACCAAATTGGCATTCACTTGGCAGATGCAAAAGTAAAAGGTAAAGATGCTTTGGATTTCTGGATGTATCTGCGAGGATATGAAGCTAACGAAGCACTGCAAAGTGCTTCTTTGGAAGAAGCGAGAAAAGTTTATCAAGAAATTTTAGATGAATTGATAGCTATAAATGACTTTTCAGTGAATGACAAAATTGCTGTTTTTTATCACAACCTGGGCATAGTAGCCCAAGAGCAACGGCAGTTTGATGTGGCTGTTGATTACTACAACAAGGCGCTGAAGATATATGAAGATGCCGGGGATTTGTACAGTGCTGCTAGTGACTATCACCAACTGGGCAGGGTAGCCCAAGAGCAACGGCAGTTTGATGTGGCTGTTGATTACTACAACAAGGCGCTGAAGATAAAAGAAGATACCGGGGATTTGTACAGTGCTGCTAAAGAATATCACAACCTGGGCATAGTAGCCCAAGAGCAACGGCAGTTTGATGTGGCTGTTGATTACTACAACAAGGCGCTGAAGATATTTGAAGATGCCGAGGATTTGTACAGTGCTGCTAAAGAATATCACGAACTGGGCAATATTGCCCAAGAGCAACGGCAGTTTGATGTGGCTGTTGATTACTACAACAAGGCGCTGAAGATATTTGAAGATGCCGGGGATTTGTACAGTGCTGCTAAAGAATATCACCAACTGGGCAGGGTAGCCCAAGAGCAACGGCAGTTTGATGTGGCTGTTGATTACTACAACAAGGCGCTGAAGATATATGAAGATGCCGGGGATTTGTACAGTGCTGCTAGTGACTATCACCAACTGGGCAGGGTAGCCGAAGAGCAACGGCTGTTTGATGTGGCTGTTGATTATTATCAAAAAACCTGGGAAATTTATGAGCAATTCCGCGATTGGTATTTGGCTTCAGCAACATTGGGTAAGTGGGGAAGGGTTTTAGAAGCTCAAGAAAATTACGCTGAGGCTTTGCAAATTTACATTCGTGTTTTAGCCATTGACTTAGAGCATAATAGACTTGTCGGGAAATAA
- a CDS encoding ISL3 family transposase: MPSNPLLHFITKVINIEDIKVLNYDFITDDEIVIEIQNQSKVGQCPRCGKTTNKTHQNHWYIVRDIPMSDYQVFLKVNRRQLKCTECQKVFSEKLSFVKSRRTYTKRLANKVIKEVLETDVENAARRNRMSSSEIETILKELESELLKEKPNQIKKLGIDEITQLKGGKNYAAVLVDLETRRPIALLEKRNKAVIAEYLSSLGSEILNQIEEVSIDLWIPYKSLIQEMLPNAQVVADRFHVMKQINQELDARRKQEKRAALKIKNRQEREKKLTGLTHSKYPLLKKKECLSFQEQAQIDLLKKVAPDLGEMYRNKEAIRDIFESPITSDEALDKFLEWTQGAYKLFPKSCRTISRWIDEILAYFDRRTTQGIVEGINQKIKLIKCRAYGLTNFNSFRRRVLLNWYFFC; this comes from the coding sequence ATGCCTTCTAATCCCTTACTTCATTTTATTACTAAAGTTATTAATATTGAAGATATCAAAGTATTGAATTACGATTTTATCACTGATGATGAAATCGTAATTGAAATCCAAAATCAATCAAAAGTTGGTCAGTGTCCTCGGTGTGGAAAGACAACTAATAAAACTCATCAAAATCATTGGTATATAGTCAGAGATATACCCATGAGTGACTATCAAGTATTTTTAAAAGTAAATCGTCGGCAATTAAAGTGTACAGAATGCCAAAAAGTATTTAGTGAGAAACTATCTTTTGTAAAAAGTAGAAGAACCTATACAAAAAGATTAGCGAACAAAGTAATTAAGGAAGTGTTAGAAACTGATGTAGAGAATGCAGCCCGAAGAAATAGAATGAGTTCATCTGAGATAGAAACAATATTAAAAGAATTAGAATCAGAACTACTAAAAGAAAAACCTAACCAGATAAAAAAGTTAGGAATAGATGAAATCACGCAATTAAAAGGAGGAAAGAATTATGCAGCAGTATTAGTAGACTTAGAAACAAGAAGACCGATAGCATTGTTAGAGAAGAGAAATAAAGCGGTTATAGCAGAATACCTATCCAGTCTGGGTTCAGAGATATTAAATCAAATAGAAGAAGTCAGCATAGACTTATGGATACCCTATAAAAGTTTAATCCAAGAAATGCTACCGAATGCTCAAGTAGTAGCAGATAGATTCCATGTCATGAAACAAATAAATCAGGAGTTAGACGCAAGAAGAAAACAGGAAAAAAGAGCAGCCTTAAAAATTAAAAATCGCCAAGAAAGAGAAAAGAAATTAACTGGCTTAACTCACAGTAAATACCCTTTGTTAAAGAAAAAAGAATGCCTCAGTTTTCAGGAACAAGCTCAGATAGATTTACTCAAAAAAGTTGCTCCAGACTTAGGAGAAATGTATCGAAATAAAGAAGCCATTAGAGATATATTTGAAAGTCCCATAACCAGTGATGAAGCTTTAGATAAATTCCTGGAATGGACTCAAGGAGCTTATAAATTATTTCCCAAAAGTTGCCGAACTATAAGTAGATGGATAGATGAAATTCTTGCTTATTTTGATCGCCGAACTACTCAAGGTATTGTAGAAGGAATTAATCAGAAGATTAAGCTAATTAAATGCAGAGCTTATGGCTTAACTAACTTTAATAGTTTTAGAAGAAGGGTTTTACTAAATTGGTATTTCTTTTGTTAA
- a CDS encoding histidine phosphatase family protein produces the protein MSLTLYFLRHGQTECSRNNSFCGSIDSELTPEGLDMAKAFADAYTSKDWTAIFCSPMRRTVLTAKPLCEAINIEPQLRDGLKEINYGKWEGKTPEVISREYHDDYIRWSADPAWNAPTGGEMAVTIASRALQVIEEIKQNYTSGNVLVVSHKATIRILLCSFLGIDVGRFRFRLGCPVASVSIVEFSSHGPLVKVLAERSHLDERLRNLAGT, from the coding sequence GTGAGCCTAACTCTTTATTTCCTCCGTCACGGACAGACAGAATGCAGCCGCAATAATTCCTTTTGCGGTTCCATAGACTCAGAACTTACTCCTGAAGGGTTGGATATGGCAAAGGCTTTTGCTGACGCATATACTTCTAAGGATTGGACAGCAATATTTTGTAGTCCTATGCGGCGAACTGTATTGACAGCAAAACCCTTATGTGAAGCAATAAATATAGAACCACAACTCAGAGATGGTTTAAAGGAAATCAACTATGGTAAGTGGGAAGGAAAAACACCAGAAGTAATTAGTCGTGAATATCATGATGATTATATTCGCTGGTCAGCAGATCCGGCTTGGAATGCTCCGACTGGTGGAGAAATGGCTGTTACAATTGCTTCTCGCGCTTTGCAGGTAATTGAAGAAATCAAGCAAAATTACACTAGTGGCAATGTTCTAGTTGTTTCTCACAAGGCAACCATCAGAATTCTTCTGTGTAGTTTTTTGGGGATTGATGTGGGACGCTTCCGGTTTCGTTTGGGATGCCCTGTGGCTTCGGTGAGTATTGTAGAATTTTCTTCACATGGACCGTTGGTAAAGGTTTTGGCAGAACGTAGTCATTTGGATGAACGATTGCGTAATTTAGCGGGAACGTGA
- a CDS encoding type II toxin-antitoxin system VapC family toxin, with protein sequence MRVLLDTNIILDFALERHSFYSNTIQVFSFIYQKQIEGYLSASTFSDLYYIIRKDKGRASALSLLNRIVTFCQVATVDSTTINIALTANFRDFEDAIQYSAAVLNHLDAIITRNPRDFPVATPRIITPEELIQELTNTL encoded by the coding sequence GTGAGAGTCTTATTAGACACTAATATAATTTTGGATTTTGCTCTTGAACGCCATTCCTTTTACAGCAATACTATACAAGTATTCTCATTTATTTATCAAAAACAAATAGAAGGTTATCTTTCTGCTTCTACTTTTAGTGACCTCTACTACATCATTCGAAAAGATAAAGGTCGAGCATCTGCTCTATCGCTTTTAAATAGAATTGTAACCTTCTGTCAAGTCGCAACAGTAGACAGTACCACAATCAACATTGCATTAACTGCTAATTTTAGAGATTTTGAAGACGCTATTCAATACAGCGCTGCGGTACTCAATCACTTGGATGCTATTATTACTCGCAACCCTAGAGATTTTCCAGTTGCTACTCCTAGAATTATCACACCTGAAGAGTTGATTCAGGAACTAACAAATACTCTATAA
- a CDS encoding succinylglutamate desuccinylase/aspartoacylase family protein gives MLPVIQSIVLRQMASGDRLYLQLYKFIGAKPGKKVYIQANLHGAEIAGNAVIHQLIEFLLTINDTDLTGEIWLVPVCNPMGTNERAHHFSPGRYCIYEAKDWNRIFWDYEKEADDLVAFTKSQLHIDLEVVRQNYLTIIKQQFAKVLEKINSSNGVPYTEIFAYKLQNLSLDADYLIDLHSSTNQALDYVYYFRNREDSAKYFLLDFGILLNKYDGDAFDEAFIKPWLALEACFKEFGREIKFDVEAWTLELGSGMQMNSDSVAKGIQGVKNYLAQKGVLQIPDLSDDIKTHEMTFASSSNREKYYAIAGGMIQSRIALGSKVKTGEKLYQILSFNKEGQLPTVIDVCAQHDGLVYDVATNQAVNEGEFVLGIIS, from the coding sequence ATGCTGCCAGTTATTCAAAGCATTGTATTACGTCAAATGGCTTCGGGCGATCGCCTTTACTTACAACTATACAAATTCATCGGCGCTAAACCCGGTAAAAAAGTTTACATCCAAGCTAATCTGCACGGTGCTGAAATTGCTGGTAATGCCGTTATTCACCAGTTAATTGAGTTTTTATTAACAATAAATGATACAGATTTAACTGGAGAGATTTGGTTAGTTCCCGTTTGTAATCCGATGGGGACGAATGAACGCGCTCATCATTTTTCCCCTGGACGATATTGCATTTACGAAGCCAAAGATTGGAATCGGATATTTTGGGACTATGAGAAAGAAGCTGATGATTTAGTAGCTTTTACTAAATCTCAACTTCATATCGATCTAGAGGTCGTTCGACAAAATTATCTAACTATAATTAAGCAACAATTTGCGAAAGTTTTAGAAAAAATTAATTCTTCTAATGGTGTTCCTTACACTGAGATTTTTGCCTACAAGCTACAAAACCTGAGTTTAGATGCAGACTACTTAATTGATTTACATAGTTCTACCAATCAAGCTTTAGACTACGTTTATTACTTCCGAAATCGAGAAGACAGTGCCAAATACTTTCTACTCGATTTCGGAATCTTACTTAATAAATATGATGGTGACGCTTTTGATGAAGCTTTTATCAAACCTTGGTTAGCACTGGAAGCTTGTTTTAAAGAGTTTGGTAGAGAAATCAAGTTTGATGTGGAAGCTTGGACACTGGAATTAGGCTCAGGTATGCAAATGAATTCTGATTCAGTCGCTAAAGGTATACAGGGTGTGAAAAACTATTTAGCTCAAAAAGGTGTACTGCAAATTCCTGATTTATCAGATGATATAAAAACCCATGAAATGACTTTTGCATCTAGCAGTAACCGGGAAAAATATTATGCGATCGCAGGTGGCATGATTCAATCGAGAATAGCATTAGGTAGCAAAGTCAAAACTGGAGAAAAGCTGTATCAAATTCTCAGTTTTAATAAAGAAGGTCAACTACCTACTGTCATTGATGTCTGCGCTCAACATGATGGATTAGTTTATGATGTCGCAACTAATCAGGCTGTGAATGAAGGCGAGTTTGTATTGGGGATTATTAGTTAG
- a CDS encoding transposase — MMLNIEGALKQDRLLRALTGLNRKAFDALLPTFTTMYLDTQQAKPRQRGLGGGRKARLLTAQDKLFFILFYFKCYPTFDVAGLLFDMHRSQAHEWMHRLQPILEAALGQKMALPERHLESIEAFLSRFPGVQRVMIDGTERPIARPQEREQQQQNYSGKKKRHTRKHLAAVDETKRVLILSKAREGKLHDKRFHDEDDIAGSVPDEIPIEVDSGFQGLQKQYDNLHLPHKKPKGGKLSDLQKTENRQLSQSRVVCENAFAGVKRYNAASVIYRNRIENFDDHLMLTAAGLWNFYLMAA, encoded by the coding sequence ATGATGCTGAATATTGAAGGTGCGCTGAAGCAAGACCGACTGTTGAGGGCATTAACTGGGTTGAACCGGAAAGCATTTGATGCCCTTTTGCCCACGTTTACCACGATGTACCTAGATACTCAACAGGCCAAGCCTCGTCAACGTGGCCTGGGTGGAGGACGCAAAGCCCGCTTACTTACAGCCCAAGACAAATTGTTTTTCATCCTTTTCTATTTCAAATGTTATCCGACCTTTGATGTGGCGGGACTGCTCTTTGATATGCATCGCTCCCAGGCACATGAGTGGATGCATCGATTGCAGCCAATATTAGAAGCGGCTTTGGGACAGAAGATGGCGCTGCCGGAACGCCATCTCGAAAGCATTGAAGCATTTTTGTCACGCTTTCCAGGAGTGCAACGAGTGATGATTGATGGGACAGAACGCCCAATTGCGCGACCTCAAGAAAGAGAACAACAACAACAGAATTACTCCGGTAAAAAGAAACGTCATACGCGTAAACACTTGGCGGCAGTTGATGAAACCAAACGGGTCTTGATCTTAAGCAAAGCACGAGAAGGCAAACTGCATGACAAACGTTTTCATGACGAAGATGACATTGCAGGTAGTGTGCCTGATGAAATTCCGATTGAAGTAGACTCGGGCTTTCAGGGATTACAGAAGCAGTATGACAATCTCCATCTTCCTCACAAAAAGCCCAAAGGGGGCAAGTTAAGTGACCTTCAAAAAACGGAGAATCGTCAATTGAGTCAATCCCGTGTAGTTTGCGAAAATGCCTTTGCTGGTGTGAAGCGCTACAACGCCGCCAGTGTCATTTATCGTAATCGGATTGAAAACTTTGATGACCATTTGATGCTGACCGCAGCAGGATTATGGAACTTCTACTTGATGGCTGCTTAA